Below is a window of Bacteroidales bacterium DNA.
CAGAAAGGTTTGAAAAGTACGGTAAAAATGCAAATTTAATTAAACCCTTCCGTACTATTATTAATGACCCGGATAACAACTGGAACATAATGATCAAGAGTCTTTGGACTGACATAGATCGTGATGTTTTCAAAGTTTTCTTTGAGAATTTTATTGTTAATACTTCCTTGGCTGCTTCAAACCAACAGGTAAAATCAAGACAGAAACACGGCTGTAATATTCCATGGGCTATACTTATGGATCTGACATCCGCCTGCAATTTAAAATGTATGGGATGTTGGGCGGCAGATTATGGTCAAAAGCTGAACCTGAAGTATGAGGAACTCGATGATATTATCCGTCAGGGCAACGAGTTGGGTACATACATGTATATTTACTCTGGCGGGGAACCGTTAGTTCGCAAAGATGATATCATTCGTTTATGTGAAGCTCATCCTGACTGCATGTTTCTGGCTTTCACTAATGGAACTTTGATAGATGAGAAGTTTGCTGACGAAATGTTACGTGTCAAGAACTTTATACCTGCTATCAGTATTGAAGGCTTTGAAGAAGCGACCGATTATCGTCGCGGTGAAGGGACTTATCGGAAAATTAAGAATGCCATGCGTATTTTGAAAGAGAAAAAACTGCCATTTGGTGCATCCTGTTGCTATACTTCTAAAAATATCGATTCTCTCAGCTCGGAAGAGTATATTGATATGTTAGTTGAGGCAGGAGCA
It encodes the following:
- a CDS encoding radical SAM protein; the protein is MKRTFKEDMQAFAIKQVLNYLDEDPEKGLPKILKWTERFEKYGKNANLIKPFRTIINDPDNNWNIMIKSLWTDIDRDVFKVFFENFIVNTSLAASNQQVKSRQKHGCNIPWAILMDLTSACNLKCMGCWAADYGQKLNLKYEELDDIIRQGNELGTYMYIYSGGEPLVRKDDIIRLCEAHPDCMFLAFTNGTLIDEKFADEMLRVKNFIPAISIEGFEEATDYRRGEGTYRKIKNAMRILKEKKLPFGASCCYTSKNIDSLSSEEYIDMLVEAGAKFAWFFHYMPIGNTAVPELLPLPEQREVMYRKIREYRKTKPIFTIDFQNDGEYIKGCIAGGRSYLHINANGDIEPCAFIHYADSNIRTHTLLEAYKRPLFMAYKEGQPFNDNMLRPCPMLENPECLCNMVKNSGAYSTDMQSPENIDDLYTKCKPYANRWAPKADKLWEASHK